Proteins from a genomic interval of Apteryx mantelli isolate bAptMan1 chromosome 5, bAptMan1.hap1, whole genome shotgun sequence:
- the NEIL3 gene encoding endonuclease 8-like 3 isoform X4: MVEGPCCALYAERLRARVRQGQAVRSAQGRASLAGAGGTTAVSEEKISSHKFLTGHVYRGVETLGKELFMYFGQTALRVHFGMNGSMCINHDGSKDRNGALPVLEIQLTEDTVCFFEATVEYRIAAESEQKVRMMESLDVCSPKFSCLRAESEIKQQKTHMLCDVLLDQAVLPGVGNIIKNEALFDSGLHPAVKVCQLRDEHIRHLVKMTRDFALLFYKCRKTGSPIYKYYKVYRRPACGQCNEKITICHLGENNRMTYFCYRCQKADPQLVNVSKLPTRNSLIGWAYGRGSCSIEHVAQKSEEEWTCMRCTLINKPSAKNCDACLTSRPEVPKIENDEDSATFNRSLMKYPCNDFGKPSVEIKINRKAAFGHTTLVLTDLGSKVVLRNDTQIPDGHTQCGSPKSNLDQIQNNAYQSGGSINKYCSTNVMAMASPSHQQPLSFKPVQKKQQTDRISSVLQHNIGVSGLT, from the exons ATGGTGGAGGGTCCGTGCTGCGCCTTGTACGCGGAGAGGCTCCGGGCCCGGGTGCGCCAGGGCCAGGCGGTGCGGAGCGCGCAGGGCAGAGCATCGCTAGCCGGAGCTGGGGGCACG ACTGCTGTGAGTGAGGAGAAAATCTCCAGTCACAAattccttactggacatgtttaCAGAGGTGTGGAGACTTTGGGAAAGGAGCTTTTTATGTATTTTGGTCAGACAGCTTTGAG GGTTCACTTTGGTATGAATGGTTCCATGTGCATTAATCATGATGGAAGCAAAGACAGAAATGGAGCACTACCAGTTTTGGAGATACAGCTTACAGAGgatacagtttgtttttttgaggcaACAGTAGAGTATAG AATTGCAGCTGAAAGTGAGCAGAAAGTGAGAATGATGGAAAGTTTGGATGTCTGCTCTCCAAAATTTAGCTGCTTAAGAGCAGAAAGTGAGATTAAGCAGCAGAAAACCCACATGTTGTGTGATGTGTTACTGGATCAAGCAGTGTTACCTGGAGTGGGAAATATCATAAAAAATGAAGCACTATTTGACAGTGGCCTCCATCCAGCTGTTAAA GTTTGCCAACTGAGAGATGAGCATATACGTCACTTGGTGAAAATGACACGTGACTTTGCCCTCCTTTTTTATAAG TGCCGCAAAACGGGGTCTCCAATCTACAAATACTACAAAGTATACAGGCGCCCTGCCTGTGGTCAGTGCAATGAGAAGATAACTATATGTCATTTAGGAGAGAACAACAGGATGACCTACTTCTGCTATCGATGTCAAAAGGCTGATCCCCAGCTTGTCAATGTTAG CAAACTGCCAACTAGAAATAGCCTAATTGGCTGGGCGTATGGCAGGGGGTCATGTTCTATTGAACATGTAGCTCAGAAATCTGAAGAAGAGTGGACATGTATGCGCTGTACCCTAATAAACAAGCCTTCTGCTAAAAATTGTGATGCCTGCTTGACTTCAAGGCCTGAAG ttCCAAAGATAGAGAATGATGAAGATTCTGCAACCTTTAACAGAAGCTTAATGAAGTATCCTTGTAATGATTTTGGAAAGCCAAGTGTAGAAATAAAGATCAATAGGAAAGCTGCATTTGGACATACAACCCTTGTCTTAACAGATCTTGGTAGCAAAGTTGTTCTAAGAAATGATACCCAAATACCTGATGGACACACTCAGTGTGGTTCGCCAAAGAGCAATTTGGATCAAATCCAAAATAATGCATACCAGTCAGGGGGAAGCATAAACAAGTACTGCTCAACAAATGTCATGGCTATGGCTTCACCCTCCCATCAGCAGCCTCTCTCTTTCAAACCCGTCCAAAAGAAGCAGCAAACTGATCGTATATCCTCTGTTCTCCAGCATAATATAGGAGTCAG
- the NEIL3 gene encoding endonuclease 8-like 3 isoform X3 — MVEGPCCALYAERLRARVRQGQAVRSAQGRASLAGAGGTTAVSEEKISSHKFLTGHVYRGVETLGKELFMYFGQTALRVHFGMNGSMCINHDGSKDRNGALPVLEIQLTEDTVCFFEATVEYRIAAESEQKVRMMESLDVCSPKFSCLRAESEIKQQKTHMLCDVLLDQAVLPGVGNIIKNEALFDSGLHPAVKVCQLRDEHIRHLVKMTRDFALLFYKCRKTGSPIYKYYKVYRRPACGQCNEKITICHLGENNRMTYFCYRCQKADPQLVNVSKLPTRNSLIGWAYGRGSCSIEHVAQKSEEEWTCMRCTLINKPSAKNCDACLTSRPEVPKIENDEDSATFNRSLMKYPCNDFGKPSVEIKINRKAAFGHTTLVLTDLGSKVVLRNDTQIPDGHTQCGSPKSNLDQIQNNAYQSGGSINKYCSTNVMAMASPSHQQPLSFKPVQKKQQTDRISSVLQHNIGVRPSSLQ; from the exons ATGGTGGAGGGTCCGTGCTGCGCCTTGTACGCGGAGAGGCTCCGGGCCCGGGTGCGCCAGGGCCAGGCGGTGCGGAGCGCGCAGGGCAGAGCATCGCTAGCCGGAGCTGGGGGCACG ACTGCTGTGAGTGAGGAGAAAATCTCCAGTCACAAattccttactggacatgtttaCAGAGGTGTGGAGACTTTGGGAAAGGAGCTTTTTATGTATTTTGGTCAGACAGCTTTGAG GGTTCACTTTGGTATGAATGGTTCCATGTGCATTAATCATGATGGAAGCAAAGACAGAAATGGAGCACTACCAGTTTTGGAGATACAGCTTACAGAGgatacagtttgtttttttgaggcaACAGTAGAGTATAG AATTGCAGCTGAAAGTGAGCAGAAAGTGAGAATGATGGAAAGTTTGGATGTCTGCTCTCCAAAATTTAGCTGCTTAAGAGCAGAAAGTGAGATTAAGCAGCAGAAAACCCACATGTTGTGTGATGTGTTACTGGATCAAGCAGTGTTACCTGGAGTGGGAAATATCATAAAAAATGAAGCACTATTTGACAGTGGCCTCCATCCAGCTGTTAAA GTTTGCCAACTGAGAGATGAGCATATACGTCACTTGGTGAAAATGACACGTGACTTTGCCCTCCTTTTTTATAAG TGCCGCAAAACGGGGTCTCCAATCTACAAATACTACAAAGTATACAGGCGCCCTGCCTGTGGTCAGTGCAATGAGAAGATAACTATATGTCATTTAGGAGAGAACAACAGGATGACCTACTTCTGCTATCGATGTCAAAAGGCTGATCCCCAGCTTGTCAATGTTAG CAAACTGCCAACTAGAAATAGCCTAATTGGCTGGGCGTATGGCAGGGGGTCATGTTCTATTGAACATGTAGCTCAGAAATCTGAAGAAGAGTGGACATGTATGCGCTGTACCCTAATAAACAAGCCTTCTGCTAAAAATTGTGATGCCTGCTTGACTTCAAGGCCTGAAG ttCCAAAGATAGAGAATGATGAAGATTCTGCAACCTTTAACAGAAGCTTAATGAAGTATCCTTGTAATGATTTTGGAAAGCCAAGTGTAGAAATAAAGATCAATAGGAAAGCTGCATTTGGACATACAACCCTTGTCTTAACAGATCTTGGTAGCAAAGTTGTTCTAAGAAATGATACCCAAATACCTGATGGACACACTCAGTGTGGTTCGCCAAAGAGCAATTTGGATCAAATCCAAAATAATGCATACCAGTCAGGGGGAAGCATAAACAAGTACTGCTCAACAAATGTCATGGCTATGGCTTCACCCTCCCATCAGCAGCCTCTCTCTTTCAAACCCGTCCAAAAGAAGCAGCAAACTGATCGTATATCCTCTGTTCTCCAGCATAATATAGGAGTCAG